In Terriglobia bacterium, the DNA window CATGTCGCGATTGCCCAGGAGATTCGAAAGCGCGTCAGCAGCATCAAAGTGATGGATTTCGTCTCTCTGCCAAGCCAATGATTACCTCGGATATCCGTACATACATTGAACGCCACGAAGCGATTCTTGTGCCTTTGCACAAGGACTACAGCCTCAAAATGTGGAATCTTTCACTCGAAGGAACGAACCGGAATCTTGAAGCGGCCCTGGTGGAGGCCAAGGAACGCTATCTCAAGGTCTACAACAATCGGGAAGAGTTTCAACAACTGAAGCAGTGGAAGAGCTCAGCGGTTCAACTCGACGAACTCACAGCGCGCCAGTTCAAGTTGATTTACGACACGTTCGTTCCGAACCAGATCGAACCGGATGTCTTGCGCGACATCGTGGAACGCGAAACGCAGATCGAGAACCTGTTCAACACCTTCCGCGCCAACTTCGAAGGGGACAAAGCTTCCGATAACGAACTCCGGGAAATCCTTCGGAGCGAAACGGATATTTCGAGACGCCGCGCCGCCTGGGAAGCCACAAAACAAGTCGGCCACGAAGCCGCGCCGCAACTGCTGGAATTGATTTCGATTCGAAACCGCGAAGCAAGAAAGCTCGGATACGGCGATTACTACTCGATGATGTTCGAGTTGCAGGAGCTTGACGAAAAGTGGGTGTTCTCGCTGTTCGACCGGCTTGAGCGGCTGTCCGAACAGGCTTTTTCAGAGATGAAGACGGAACTCGACGCCAAACTTCAGCAGAAGTATGGCGTAAATGGATCGGAAACATACCCTTGGTTATACAGCGATCCATTCTTCCAGGAGTTTCCGTCCGCCGGCAGCGCGGAGTCGCTCGACGATGTCTTCAAGAACGCCGACATCGAAGGCTTGACCCGGGCCCACTACCGGAGC includes these proteins:
- a CDS encoding M2 family metallopeptidase; protein product: MITSDIRTYIERHEAILVPLHKDYSLKMWNLSLEGTNRNLEAALVEAKERYLKVYNNREEFQQLKQWKSSAVQLDELTARQFKLIYDTFVPNQIEPDVLRDIVERETQIENLFNTFRANFEGDKASDNELREILRSETDISRRRAAWEATKQVGHEAAPQLLELISIRNREARKLGYGDYYSMMFELQELDEKWVFSLFDRLERLSEQAFSEMKTELDAKLQQKYGVNGSETYPWLYSDPFFQEFPSAGSAESLDDVFKNADIEGLTRAHYRSIGLEIDDLLRRADLYEREGKSQHAFCMDMDHEGDVRVLCNIRNNERWMSTMLHEFGHAVYDKYNDRTLPFLLRPPAHTLTTEAIAMLNGRMSKNPEWLTKIAGLATADAERVSASAQKTLRSEMLIFLRWAITLVRFERELYKNSGQNLNRLWWEYVERFQKVTPPPNRDQADWASKNHLATSPVYYQNYVLGELMASQLLQYIHRNVVKSESYAGNAPIGGYLVEKVFKPGSRYDWNTMLQRATGEDLNPEHFVRQFV